Proteins from a single region of Rhodopirellula halodulae:
- a CDS encoding sulfatase, with protein sequence MLAVIGWMLLASIASGEESRPNVVLILVDDLGLHDIGIEGSKFHQTPHIDALAERGMRFTAGYANCRVCSPSRASIQLGQYTARHGITDWIGAASGKNFNRGDELLPAEYVRELPAEDVTLPEALREAGYTTFFAGKWHLGGDGSLPTDHGFDINIGGHHRGSPPGGFFAPFKNPLMEDGPDGESLTRRLGKDTASFIEQQGDKPYFAMLSFYAVHGPIQTSQELWQKYRESAPPAPADGNRFLVDRTLPVRQIQDNPVYAGMMETLDNAVGDVMKAVEASGKADNTLVIFTGDNGGVSSGDAYSTSNLPHRGGKGRQWEGGLREPYYVSMPARIAAGSTSDVPVMGSDFYPTILDVCGLPLRPEQHKDGDSLETVLVKGEDPSLHDRALVWHYPHYGNQGGEPSSIIRVGEYKLIHYHLGSKDELYHLPSDIGEQNDLASQQPERVAKMREQLMAYLKSVDAKFPEPDPRFDPEKAKQRWAKIQGPQKERLEKREAAMLQPNWQPNPTWWGSTVD encoded by the coding sequence ATGTTGGCGGTCATCGGATGGATGCTGTTGGCATCGATCGCGTCCGGCGAAGAGTCACGACCCAACGTGGTGTTGATTTTGGTTGATGACTTGGGGCTGCATGACATCGGCATCGAGGGCAGCAAGTTTCATCAAACGCCACACATCGATGCGTTGGCCGAACGCGGCATGCGATTCACCGCTGGCTATGCCAACTGCCGCGTGTGCAGTCCTTCGCGAGCCAGCATTCAACTCGGTCAGTACACGGCTCGTCACGGAATCACCGATTGGATTGGTGCCGCATCGGGAAAGAACTTCAATCGTGGTGATGAACTGTTGCCCGCCGAGTACGTGCGTGAACTCCCTGCCGAGGACGTGACCTTGCCCGAAGCACTTCGCGAGGCGGGCTACACGACGTTCTTCGCTGGTAAATGGCACTTGGGCGGTGATGGATCGTTGCCAACCGATCATGGTTTTGACATCAATATCGGCGGCCATCACCGAGGCAGCCCTCCCGGTGGTTTCTTTGCTCCCTTCAAAAACCCATTGATGGAAGATGGTCCCGATGGCGAATCGCTGACGCGACGTTTGGGCAAAGACACGGCGTCGTTCATCGAGCAGCAAGGCGACAAACCTTACTTTGCCATGCTGTCGTTTTATGCCGTTCACGGACCGATCCAAACCTCGCAAGAGTTGTGGCAGAAGTACCGCGAGTCGGCACCGCCCGCTCCCGCCGATGGTAACCGTTTTCTCGTCGATCGGACGTTGCCGGTTCGTCAGATCCAAGACAATCCGGTCTATGCGGGAATGATGGAAACGTTGGACAACGCGGTCGGCGACGTGATGAAAGCCGTGGAGGCATCCGGAAAAGCCGACAATACGTTGGTCATTTTCACCGGTGACAACGGAGGCGTTTCCTCCGGCGATGCGTACTCGACCAGCAACTTGCCTCACCGTGGTGGCAAAGGCCGGCAATGGGAAGGCGGGCTGCGTGAGCCGTACTACGTCTCGATGCCCGCACGCATTGCCGCCGGTTCCACTTCGGACGTTCCCGTCATGGGATCGGATTTTTACCCAACGATCTTGGACGTTTGTGGTTTGCCGCTTCGTCCGGAACAACACAAGGACGGTGATTCATTGGAAACCGTTTTGGTCAAGGGTGAGGATCCTTCGCTCCATGACCGAGCGTTGGTTTGGCATTACCCACACTACGGCAATCAAGGTGGCGAGCCATCGTCGATCATTCGTGTTGGTGAGTACAAGCTGATTCACTACCACCTGGGTTCCAAAGACGAGCTGTATCATTTGCCCAGTGACATCGGCGAGCAAAACGATTTGGCATCGCAACAGCCCGAACGTGTTGCCAAAATGCGTGAGCAATTGATGGCCTATCTCAAATCGGTTGACGCAAAGTTCCCCGAGCCGGATCCGCGGTTTGATCCAGAGAAGGCCAAGCAGCGATGGGCCAAGATTCAAGGTCCGCAAAAAGAGCGTTTGGAAAAACGCGAAGCCGCCATGTTGCAACCGAACTGGCAGCCCAATCCGACTTGGTGGGGAAGCACCGTCGACTGA
- a CDS encoding glycosyltransferase: protein MKIDLIITEMNFGGAERALTQLAIGLRDRGDEVRLFSFGTLPTPDSKPEGNDRLVQRLREERIEVASGGAPTSRGFPYAAMNLRRWLAKRPDALVQTFLWHANVLGMMNVSNRRPRVAGIRVAEPNMLRLMVERRTLRSVDHVVCVSQAVQDFAREQLRLPPERTSVIPNAVDVDAFASALPVDWQTLGWPSDSNVVLFVGRLHTQKGLEHLQRTVEQFAPENSNRKLVLIGNGPLQDELTRWAESVRGDRVRVLTWQSNIASWIAASRVVVLPSRYEGMPNVILEAMAAGKPVVCSRVEGSQELIGDDPSQGFEFNDDTMLVKSLDRFLSSEQLAKETGLANQARMRSLFTIDAMVDAYREVYMRVIEQERSS, encoded by the coding sequence ATGAAGATCGATTTGATCATCACCGAGATGAACTTTGGCGGGGCCGAACGAGCGCTGACCCAGCTCGCCATTGGTTTGCGCGATCGCGGGGATGAGGTTCGGCTTTTCAGTTTTGGGACCCTGCCGACACCCGACAGCAAACCCGAAGGCAACGATCGGTTGGTCCAGCGACTTCGCGAAGAACGAATCGAGGTCGCCAGCGGTGGTGCGCCAACCTCGCGAGGTTTCCCGTACGCAGCGATGAACCTGCGTCGATGGTTGGCCAAGCGTCCCGATGCACTGGTGCAAACGTTTCTTTGGCACGCGAATGTGCTGGGGATGATGAACGTTTCGAATCGTCGCCCTCGCGTCGCTGGCATTCGCGTGGCCGAGCCCAACATGCTGCGTTTGATGGTCGAACGCAGAACGCTTCGCAGTGTCGATCATGTGGTTTGTGTCAGCCAAGCGGTCCAGGACTTTGCTCGAGAGCAGCTTCGGCTTCCGCCCGAACGAACTTCCGTCATTCCCAATGCCGTTGATGTGGACGCGTTCGCATCCGCTTTGCCGGTGGATTGGCAAACCTTGGGTTGGCCCAGCGATAGCAACGTCGTGTTGTTCGTGGGACGTTTGCACACGCAGAAAGGGCTCGAGCATTTGCAACGCACGGTGGAGCAATTCGCGCCCGAGAACAGCAATCGCAAATTGGTCTTGATCGGCAACGGTCCGCTGCAGGATGAGCTGACTCGGTGGGCCGAGAGTGTACGCGGTGATCGAGTACGCGTGCTGACATGGCAAAGCAACATCGCAAGCTGGATCGCCGCCAGCCGCGTGGTGGTTTTGCCAAGCCGTTACGAAGGCATGCCTAATGTGATTTTGGAAGCCATGGCAGCAGGCAAACCCGTCGTCTGCAGCCGCGTGGAGGGCAGCCAGGAGTTGATCGGCGACGATCCCAGTCAAGGCTTTGAATTCAACGACGATACTATGTTGGTGAAATCGCTTGATCGGTTTCTGTCGAGCGAACAACTGGCGAAAGAAACCGGATTGGCCAACCAAGCCCGCATGCGATCGCTGTTCACCATCGACGCCATGGTCGACGCCTACCGCGAGGTGTACATGCGAGTGATCGAACAAGAACGCTCCAGCTAG
- a CDS encoding arylsulfatase B: MCCLLNINAANATDTTSAPPNIVLILADDMGWGDIGFNNPNVYSPHLDELASTGVVFQQHYVMPQCTPTRVALMTGRYPSRFGGAALQASNDPAFPLETPTIASLLRSAGYRTYLAGKWHLGSDPDHGPNHFGFDSSYGSFAGAVGMYDHRYRTGEFEHTWHRDHELIPGAENGTHATDLVAAEAIRVIELNDANPFFLYLPFHAVHTPLDERGRFIDRPTQLDPDDPTRWLDEDEIPWFNDPQGNIQRESDPEKRLLLAAVHHLDHAIGQIVETLEATGKRDNTLILFSSDNGPQGSWNGNAYPDDLKLTDFNQPIPFRGKKVDVWEGGIRVPGFANWPARLDAGSFDSPTHIVDWLPTLASIAGAEANMNDLKLDGASFWNDGLQVTETFQTRDLYWNWKPRINRWALRHGDWKIVKYGQGAPKSAEEWELYNLQSDPAESVDLAEKNATQREALHRRFLHHRKRDRVTK; this comes from the coding sequence TTGTGTTGTCTGCTGAACATCAACGCTGCCAACGCAACGGACACGACCTCCGCTCCACCGAACATCGTGTTGATCCTTGCCGATGACATGGGTTGGGGCGACATCGGATTCAACAACCCCAACGTCTACAGCCCGCATCTCGATGAGCTGGCGTCCACCGGAGTCGTGTTCCAGCAGCATTACGTGATGCCTCAGTGCACACCAACGCGAGTAGCATTGATGACCGGCCGGTACCCGAGTCGGTTTGGTGGTGCGGCATTGCAAGCCAGCAACGATCCCGCCTTCCCTCTGGAAACACCGACGATCGCCAGCCTGCTTCGGTCAGCCGGTTATCGAACATACCTAGCTGGAAAATGGCATCTTGGTTCGGATCCTGATCATGGTCCCAATCACTTCGGTTTTGATAGCAGCTATGGCTCCTTCGCCGGCGCGGTTGGCATGTACGACCACCGTTATCGAACGGGCGAATTCGAGCACACCTGGCATCGCGATCACGAGTTAATTCCTGGTGCGGAAAACGGAACTCACGCAACGGACTTGGTCGCGGCCGAAGCCATTCGAGTGATCGAGTTGAACGATGCCAATCCGTTCTTTCTGTACCTGCCCTTTCACGCGGTGCACACACCCTTGGACGAGCGAGGACGTTTCATCGATCGCCCAACGCAATTGGATCCGGACGATCCGACCCGATGGCTGGATGAAGACGAGATTCCCTGGTTCAACGATCCGCAGGGAAACATCCAACGAGAATCCGATCCGGAAAAACGCTTGTTGCTCGCGGCGGTGCATCACCTGGATCACGCGATTGGGCAGATTGTCGAGACACTGGAAGCAACCGGCAAACGTGACAACACGCTGATCTTGTTCTCCTCCGACAACGGCCCGCAAGGAAGCTGGAATGGCAACGCCTACCCGGATGATTTGAAGCTCACGGACTTTAACCAACCCATCCCGTTTCGCGGCAAAAAGGTCGACGTGTGGGAAGGCGGCATTCGCGTCCCCGGATTCGCGAATTGGCCGGCTCGCCTCGATGCCGGATCATTTGATTCGCCGACACACATCGTGGATTGGTTGCCGACACTCGCATCGATCGCAGGTGCGGAGGCGAACATGAACGATTTGAAGCTGGATGGTGCTTCGTTTTGGAACGACGGGTTGCAGGTGACGGAAACGTTCCAAACGAGAGATCTCTACTGGAATTGGAAACCTCGCATCAATCGCTGGGCACTGCGTCATGGCGACTGGAAAATCGTCAAGTACGGCCAAGGTGCCCCGAAGTCCGCCGAGGAGTGGGAGCTGTACAACCTCCAGTCCGATCCGGCGGAGAGCGTTGACCTCGCCGAAAAAAATGCGACACAAAGAGAAGCACTGCACCGGCGATTCCTTCATCATCGAAAACGCGATCGCGTCACCAAGTGA
- a CDS encoding MGH1-like glycoside hydrolase domain-containing protein, whose product MNTAEHQRLDEDERRERNWKRWGPYLSERQWGTVREDYSEGGNSWSDFPHDHARSRAYRWGEDGLLGFSDRQCRMCFSVALWNDNDTILKERLFGLTGPEGNHGEDVKELYYYLDSTPTHSYAKAMYRYPQQRYPYRELVAENQKRGLHDREYELLDSGVLDDNRFFDVTATYAKESENDVLIEIVVTNHGPEEHEIAVLPTLWFRNTWVWGCAHEGCTAKPTIQAIDSHVVQTRHDTLEPFVCSFENQPGSELLFTENETNMEELFDGENFSPYTKDAFHRYVIHGEKESVNPKRHGTKVAGLYRWKLKPGETQRVRVRLTIKDMAGEFHPDVADEFDQILQTRREEADAFYQTVLPSKATDEQRLVSRQAYAGLMWTKQFYHYIVADWLDGDRDVMTPPEARHQGRNKDWRHLYARDVLSMPDKWEYPWFAAWDLAFHMIPAARIDPAFAKKQLMVLLREWYMHPNGQLPAYEFYFDDVNPPVHAWACLRVFQMEAETGKRDYKFLSQAFQRLLLNFTWWVNRVDSNGDNVFAGGFLGLDNIGVFDRSKGLPEGAELEQADGTAWMAFYSGTMMSMALELARHDRSYSDMASKFLDHFIRIVDAMNGGESGGLWDEEDGFYYDQLKIDGETYPMRVKSLVGLLPLIAVEILDEDLLDDLPGFRNRLEWFLNNRHDLVQHITFCQTTKRHRRMLISIPTKERLERVLKVLLDESEFLSNYGIRSLSKKHETEPFKVTVRGQEHTVAYVPGESDSWMFGGNSNWRGPIWFPTNYLLIEAIERYHEFYGDDIEIECPVGSGQKMNLLQVADELNRRLSNIFLSPEEGGSRPCLTGSGMKSDESLWQDQVLFYEYFHGDTGEGLGASHQTGWTALIATCIEHLHGRIIEGVE is encoded by the coding sequence ATGAACACGGCCGAACACCAGCGATTGGACGAAGACGAGCGACGCGAGCGGAACTGGAAACGTTGGGGGCCTTATCTGTCCGAACGCCAATGGGGCACCGTTCGGGAGGATTACTCCGAAGGCGGGAATTCTTGGAGTGATTTCCCGCACGATCATGCTCGCAGTCGTGCGTATCGTTGGGGCGAGGACGGTTTGCTGGGGTTCAGCGATCGTCAGTGCCGGATGTGTTTTTCGGTCGCGTTGTGGAACGATAACGACACGATCTTGAAAGAACGACTGTTTGGATTGACCGGTCCCGAAGGCAACCATGGCGAAGACGTCAAGGAACTGTATTACTACTTGGATTCAACGCCGACGCATTCCTATGCCAAGGCGATGTATCGCTATCCACAGCAGCGATATCCCTATCGCGAATTGGTTGCCGAAAATCAAAAGCGAGGTTTGCACGATCGCGAGTACGAATTGCTTGATAGCGGTGTGCTCGATGACAACAGGTTCTTTGACGTCACCGCGACTTACGCGAAGGAATCTGAGAACGACGTACTGATTGAAATTGTGGTCACCAACCATGGGCCGGAAGAACACGAGATCGCGGTTCTGCCAACATTGTGGTTCCGTAACACTTGGGTTTGGGGCTGTGCCCACGAAGGATGCACGGCCAAACCCACCATCCAGGCGATCGATTCACACGTGGTGCAAACTCGCCACGACACGCTCGAGCCTTTTGTTTGTTCGTTTGAGAACCAGCCGGGCAGCGAACTGCTGTTCACCGAGAACGAAACCAACATGGAAGAGTTGTTCGACGGAGAGAACTTTTCGCCGTACACCAAGGACGCCTTTCACCGCTATGTGATCCATGGCGAAAAAGAGTCGGTCAATCCCAAACGCCACGGAACCAAAGTGGCGGGATTGTATCGATGGAAGCTCAAGCCGGGCGAGACCCAGCGGGTTCGTGTTCGGTTGACGATCAAAGACATGGCGGGGGAATTTCATCCGGATGTGGCGGACGAGTTTGACCAAATCTTGCAAACGCGGCGCGAGGAGGCGGATGCGTTCTACCAAACGGTGCTGCCGTCAAAAGCCACCGACGAACAGCGTTTGGTCTCACGCCAAGCTTACGCGGGACTGATGTGGACCAAGCAGTTCTATCACTACATCGTCGCGGATTGGTTGGATGGTGACCGGGATGTGATGACGCCTCCGGAGGCTCGGCATCAAGGGCGAAACAAGGATTGGCGACACCTCTATGCACGGGATGTGCTGTCGATGCCGGACAAATGGGAATACCCTTGGTTCGCCGCGTGGGATTTGGCGTTCCACATGATTCCCGCCGCGCGCATTGACCCCGCGTTTGCGAAGAAGCAACTAATGGTGCTGCTGCGCGAGTGGTACATGCATCCCAACGGTCAGCTTCCGGCGTACGAGTTTTACTTCGATGATGTGAATCCGCCTGTGCATGCTTGGGCGTGTTTGCGAGTCTTCCAAATGGAAGCCGAAACGGGCAAACGTGACTACAAGTTTCTCTCGCAAGCGTTCCAGCGTTTGCTGCTGAACTTCACTTGGTGGGTCAACCGAGTCGATAGCAACGGTGACAATGTTTTCGCGGGCGGATTCCTTGGTCTGGATAACATCGGCGTGTTCGACCGCAGCAAAGGATTGCCCGAAGGTGCGGAGTTGGAACAGGCTGACGGCACCGCGTGGATGGCGTTCTACAGCGGCACGATGATGTCGATGGCACTCGAGCTGGCTCGTCACGATCGCTCGTACTCCGACATGGCCTCGAAGTTCTTGGACCACTTCATTCGCATTGTTGACGCGATGAACGGAGGCGAAAGCGGTGGGTTGTGGGATGAGGAAGACGGTTTCTATTACGACCAACTGAAAATCGATGGTGAGACCTATCCGATGCGAGTCAAATCGCTGGTTGGGTTGCTGCCGTTGATCGCGGTGGAAATTCTGGACGAGGACTTGCTCGACGATTTGCCGGGGTTCCGCAATCGACTCGAATGGTTCTTGAACAACCGCCATGACTTGGTGCAGCACATCACGTTTTGCCAAACGACCAAACGTCATCGCCGGATGTTGATCTCGATCCCGACGAAGGAACGTCTGGAGCGGGTATTGAAAGTGTTGCTGGATGAGTCCGAATTCCTGTCGAACTATGGCATTCGTTCGCTATCGAAAAAGCACGAAACGGAACCGTTCAAGGTCACCGTCCGCGGGCAAGAGCACACGGTGGCGTATGTTCCGGGTGAGTCGGACAGTTGGATGTTCGGTGGCAACAGCAATTGGCGAGGTCCGATTTGGTTTCCAACCAATTACCTGTTGATCGAAGCGATCGAGCGATATCACGAGTTCTACGGTGACGATATCGAGATCGAGTGCCCGGTGGGTTCGGGGCAGAAAATGAATTTGTTGCAGGTTGCCGACGAATTGAACCGTCGTCTGTCGAATATCTTTTTGTCGCCCGAAGAAGGTGGTTCGCGACCCTGTTTGACGGGAAGCGGTATGAAGAGTGACGAATCGCTCTGGCAAGATCAGGTGCTGTTCTACGAGTACTTTCACGGTGACACGGGCGAAGGTTTAGGGGCCAGCCATCAAACGGGGTGGACCGCGCTAATTGCGACATGCATTGAACACTTGCACGGCCGCATTATCGAAGGCGTTGAGTAG
- a CDS encoding sulfatase, with product MCLVSASVGWTQKPAKNVLLICVDDLRPELGCYGADYVSSPNIDSLASHGMQFNRHFVQAPTCGASRFALLTGCYGPSGNHALFQRAKRMEKDPSSITPSMPRWFRDHGYTSVSVGKVSHHPGGRGGADWNKEDEIEMPGAWDRHLMPTGSWQHPRGAMHGLADGEIRKDASQMDVFQSAGGEAKYPDDLILKTSLDELATLAEDAAEKPFFLAVGFIRPHLPFGAPAEHMEPYENTVLPGIPHPAKPSGQTTWHGSGEFMRYNRWGKNPNQDDAFADAVRRHYAACVSYADANVGKVIQRLNELKLRESTIIVVWGDHGWHLGEHAIWGKHALFEESLHSPLILCDSSTIANLQTDAIVETVDLFPTLCELADIPQPSDIDGESLLPVLQSPETSDGEAVSYAKGTTIRTDRHRLIVHPKGHRELYDHVSDPDETTNIAETNPELVQRLEQRLQKRLADRQQF from the coding sequence ATGTGCTTGGTTTCCGCGTCCGTTGGTTGGACGCAAAAGCCAGCCAAGAACGTGCTGCTGATCTGTGTGGATGACTTGCGACCGGAACTGGGTTGCTATGGTGCGGACTACGTTTCGTCCCCCAACATTGATTCGCTTGCCAGCCATGGCATGCAGTTCAATCGCCACTTTGTTCAGGCGCCCACCTGCGGAGCGTCCCGCTTTGCGTTGCTGACGGGATGCTATGGGCCATCAGGAAACCACGCGTTGTTTCAACGTGCCAAGCGAATGGAGAAGGACCCAAGTTCCATCACGCCGTCGATGCCACGTTGGTTCCGCGATCATGGGTACACCAGCGTTTCCGTCGGCAAAGTCTCGCATCATCCCGGCGGTCGTGGCGGAGCGGACTGGAACAAAGAGGACGAGATCGAAATGCCAGGTGCTTGGGACCGGCACCTCATGCCAACCGGGTCGTGGCAACATCCTCGCGGAGCCATGCACGGATTGGCCGATGGTGAGATTCGCAAAGACGCCAGCCAAATGGATGTGTTCCAATCCGCAGGCGGCGAAGCGAAGTACCCCGATGATTTAATTCTAAAAACGTCGCTGGATGAGCTTGCCACGCTGGCTGAGGACGCAGCCGAAAAACCATTCTTCTTGGCCGTTGGGTTCATCCGCCCGCACCTGCCCTTTGGGGCTCCCGCCGAGCACATGGAACCGTATGAAAACACGGTCCTCCCCGGCATCCCGCACCCAGCAAAACCCTCCGGCCAAACCACTTGGCATGGTTCGGGCGAATTCATGCGATACAACCGCTGGGGCAAGAACCCGAATCAAGACGACGCCTTCGCGGATGCCGTTCGCCGACACTACGCGGCTTGTGTGTCCTACGCCGATGCAAACGTCGGCAAAGTCATCCAGCGTTTGAACGAACTGAAGCTTCGCGAATCCACGATCATTGTGGTGTGGGGTGACCACGGTTGGCACTTGGGCGAACATGCCATTTGGGGAAAACATGCTTTGTTCGAGGAGTCCCTGCATTCACCGCTGATCCTTTGTGATTCTTCAACGATTGCCAACTTGCAAACCGATGCGATCGTGGAAACGGTCGACTTGTTCCCGACGCTGTGCGAATTGGCGGACATTCCTCAACCGAGTGACATCGATGGCGAATCGCTACTGCCGGTTTTACAGAGCCCTGAAACTTCAGATGGTGAAGCGGTGTCTTACGCCAAAGGCACCACGATCCGAACGGACAGGCATCGATTGATTGTGCACCCGAAGGGACATCGCGAACTGTACGACCACGTTTCCGATCCCGATGAGACGACGAACATTGCGGAAACCAATCCCGAGCTGGTCCAGCGATTGGAGCAACGCTTGCAAAAGAGGCTGGCCGATCGTCAGCAGTTTTGA